The proteins below are encoded in one region of Pongo pygmaeus isolate AG05252 chromosome 20, NHGRI_mPonPyg2-v2.0_pri, whole genome shotgun sequence:
- the EML2 gene encoding echinoderm microtubule-associated protein-like 2 isoform X4 encodes MLERRALLWQREAGPGGGDRAWAGTGGAGGGCGGAMAERGPAFCGLYDTSSLLQYCNDDNLSGTSGMEVDDRVSALEQRLQLQEDELAVLKAALADALRRLRACEEQGAALRARGTPKGRAPPRLGTTASVCQLLKGLPTRTPLNGSGPPRRVGGYATSPSSPKKEATFGRSVRRYLSPERLALVRREDPRSRTTSSSSNCSAKKEGKTKEVIFSVEDGSVKMFLRGRPVPMMIPDELAPTYSLDTRSELPSCRLKLDWVYGYRGRDCRANLYLLPTGEIVYFVASVAVLYSVEEQRQRHYLGHNDDIKCLAIHPDMVTIATGQVAGTTKEGKPLPPHVRIWDSVSLSTLHVLGLGVFDRAVCCVGFSKSNGGNLLCAVDESNDHMLSVWDWAKETKVVDVKCSNEAVLVATFHPTDPTVLITCGKSHIYFWTLEGGSLSKRQGLFEKHEKPKYVLCVTFLEGGDVVTGDSGGNLYVWGKGGNRITQAVVGAHDGGVFGLCALRDGTLVSGGGRDRRVVLWGSDYSKLQEVEVPEDFGPVRTVAEGHGDTLYVGTTRNSILQGSVHTGFSLLVQGHVEELWGLATHPSRAQFVTCGQDKLVHLWSSDSHQPLWSRIIEDPARSAGFHPSGSVLAVGTVTGRWLLLDTETHDLVAIHTDGNEQISVVSFSPDGAYLAVGSHDNLVYVYTVDQGGRKVSRLGKCSGHSSFITHLDWAQDSSCFVTNSGDYEILYWDPATCKQITSADAVRNMEWATATCVLGFGVFGIWSEGADGTDINAVARSHDGKLLASADDFGKVHLFSYPCCQPRALSHKYGGHSSHVTNVAFLWDDSMALTTGGKDTSVLQWRVV; translated from the exons ATGCTGGAACGAAGGGCGTTGCTATGGCAACgggaggcagggcctggtggggGGGACCGGGCCTGGGCTGGGACCGGGGGGGCCGGCGGTGGCTGTGGTGGGGCGATGGCGGAGCGCGGCCCGGCCTTCTGCGGCCTGTACGACACGTCCTCGCTGCTGCAATACTGCAACG ATGACAATTTGTCGGGCACGAGCGGTATGGAAGTGGACGACCGCGTGTCGGCGCTGGAGCAGCGGCTGCAGTTACAGGAAGACGAGCTGGCGGTCCTAAAGGCGGCGCTGGCGGATGCTCTGCGTCGCCTGCGGGCGTGCGAAGAACAGGGAGCAGCGCTACGCGCGCGGGGCACCCCCAAGGGCCGGGCGCCTCCGCGCTTAGGCACCACTGCCTCGG TGTGTCAGCTCTTGAAAGGCCTTCCCACCAGGACGCCCCTTAATGGCTCGGGACCCCCGCGGCGCGTGGGTGGCTATGCCACGTCCCCATCCTCTCCCAAGAAGGAGGCGACCTTCGGGCGCAG TGTCCGCCGCTACTTGTCACCAGAGCGTCTCGCCTTGGTGCGCCGCGAGGACCCCCGCAGCCGGACCACATCCTCCAGCAGCAACTGTAGCGCCAAAAAGGAAGG CAAAACCAAAGAAGTTATCTTCAGTGTGG AGGATGGCTCCGTGAAAATGTTCCTGAGGGGCCGCCCTGTGCCCATGATGATCCCAGATGAGCTGGCACCCACCTACAGCCTGGACACACGCTCGGAGCTGCCTTCTTGCCGGCTCAAGCTGGACTGGGT CTATGGCTACCGTGGCCGAGACTGCCGGGCCAACCTTTATTTGCTCCCCACCGGGGAGATAGTGTACTTTGTGGCCTCCGTGGCCGTGCTATACAGcgtggaggagcagaggcagcGACACTACCTGGGACACAACGATGACATCAAATG CTTGGCCATCCACCCAGATATGGTCACCATCGCCACGGGACAGGTGGCGGGCACCACTAAGGAAGGGAAG CCGCTGCCGCCCCACGTGCGcatctgggactcagtttccctcTCCACCTTACACGTGCTGGGCTTGGGGGTGTTTGACAGAGCCGTGTGCTGTGTGGGCTTCTCCAAATCT AATGGGGGCAACCTGTTGTGTGCAGTGGACGAATCCAATGATCACATGCTCTCGGTGTGGGACTGGGCCAAGGAGACCAAGGTGGTGGATGTCAAG TGCTCCAATGAGGCTGTATTGGTGGCCACCTTCCACCCCACGGACCCCACTGTGCTTATCACCTGCGGGAAATCTCACATCTACTTCTGGACCTTGGAGGGGGGCAGCTTGAGCAAGCGGCAAGGCCTCTTTGAG AAACATGAGAAACCGAAGTATGTGCTGTGTGTGACCTTTTTGGAAGGTGGCGACGTGGTCACGGGGGACTCTGGGGGGAACCTCTATGTTTGGGGCAAAG GTGGGAACCGTATCACACAGGCGGTGGTGGGCGCCCACGACGGCGGCGTGTTTGGGCTCTGCGCCCTGCGGGACGGGACGCTGGTGTCTGGAGGGGGCCGTGATCGGCGGGTGGTCCTCTGGGGTTCTGACTACAGCAAGCTGCAGGAAGTGGAG GTCCCTGAGGACTTTGGCCCCGTGCGCACCGTGGCAGAGGGCCACGGAGACACACTGTACGTGGGGACCACCCGCAATTCCATCCTGCAGGGCTCCGTGCACACAGGCTTCTCGCTGCTGGTCCAG GGCCACGTGGAAGAGCTGTGGGGCCTGGCCACACACCCCAGTCGGGCCCAGTTTGTGACCTGCGGGCAGGATAAGCTGGTGCATCTGTGGAGCTCAGATTCCCACCAGCCCCTGTGGAGCAGGATCATCGAG gACCCTGCCCGCTCAGCTGGTTTCCACCCCAGTGGCTCTGTCCTGGCTGTGGGTACAGTGACTGGCAG ATGGCTGCTGCTGGACACGGAGACCCATGACCTCGTGGCTATCCACACAGACGGCAATGAACAGATCTCAGTGGTCAGCTTCTCCCCAG acGGGGCGTACCTGGCCGTGGGCTCCCACGACAACTTGGTGTACGTGTACACGGTGGACCAGGGCGGCCGCAAGGTCAGCCGCCTGGGCAAGTGCTCG GGCCATTCCAGTTTTATCACCCACCTGGATTGGGCCCAGGACAGCAGCTGCTTTGTCACCAACTCCGGGGACTATGAGATTCTGTACT GGGACCCGGCTACCTGTAAGCAGATCACCAGTGCGGATGCTGTGAGGAACATGGAATGGGCCACAGCTACTTGTGTCCTGGGGTTTGGGGTGTTTG GGATCTGGTCTGAGGGGGCGGACGGCACTGATATCAACGCTGTGGCCCGCTCCCATGATGGGAAGTTGCTGGCTTCAGCTGATGACTTTGGCAAAGTTCACCTGTTTAGCTACCCCTGCTGTCAGCCTCGA GCCCTCAGCCACAAGTACGGTGGACACAGCAGCCATGTGACAAATGTGGCCTTCTTGTGGGATGACAGCATGGCCCTGACCACAGGGGGCAAGGACACCAGTGTGCTACAGTGGCGGGTGGTCTGA
- the EML2 gene encoding echinoderm microtubule-associated protein-like 2 isoform X3, whose product MLERRALLWQREAGPGGGDRAWAGTGGAGGGCGGAMAERGPAFCGLYDTSSLLQYCNDDNLSGTSGMEVDDRVSALEQRLQLQEDELAVLKAALADALRRLRACEEQGAALRARGTPKGRAPPRLGTTASVCQLLKGLPTRTPLNGSGPPRRVGGYATSPSSPKKEATFGRSSVRRYLSPERLALVRREDPRSRTTSSSSNCSAKKEGKTKEVIFSVEDGSVKMFLRGRPVPMMIPDELAPTYSLDTRSELPSCRLKLDWVYGYRGRDCRANLYLLPTGEIVYFVASVAVLYSVEEQRQRHYLGHNDDIKCLAIHPDMVTIATGQVAGTTKEGKPLPPHVRIWDSVSLSTLHVLGLGVFDRAVCCVGFSKSNGGNLLCAVDESNDHMLSVWDWAKETKVVDVKCSNEAVLVATFHPTDPTVLITCGKSHIYFWTLEGGSLSKRQGLFEKHEKPKYVLCVTFLEGGDVVTGDSGGNLYVWGKGGNRITQAVVGAHDGGVFGLCALRDGTLVSGGGRDRRVVLWGSDYSKLQEVEVPEDFGPVRTVAEGHGDTLYVGTTRNSILQGSVHTGFSLLVQGHVEELWGLATHPSRAQFVTCGQDKLVHLWSSDSHQPLWSRIIEDPARSAGFHPSGSVLAVGTVTGRWLLLDTETHDLVAIHTDGNEQISVVSFSPDGAYLAVGSHDNLVYVYTVDQGGRKVSRLGKCSGHSSFITHLDWAQDSSCFVTNSGDYEILYWDPATCKQITSADAVRNMEWATATCVLGFGVFGIWSEGADGTDINAVARSHDGKLLASADDFGKVHLFSYPCCQPRALSHKYGGHSSHVTNVAFLWDDSMALTTGGKDTSVLQWRVV is encoded by the exons ATGCTGGAACGAAGGGCGTTGCTATGGCAACgggaggcagggcctggtggggGGGACCGGGCCTGGGCTGGGACCGGGGGGGCCGGCGGTGGCTGTGGTGGGGCGATGGCGGAGCGCGGCCCGGCCTTCTGCGGCCTGTACGACACGTCCTCGCTGCTGCAATACTGCAACG ATGACAATTTGTCGGGCACGAGCGGTATGGAAGTGGACGACCGCGTGTCGGCGCTGGAGCAGCGGCTGCAGTTACAGGAAGACGAGCTGGCGGTCCTAAAGGCGGCGCTGGCGGATGCTCTGCGTCGCCTGCGGGCGTGCGAAGAACAGGGAGCAGCGCTACGCGCGCGGGGCACCCCCAAGGGCCGGGCGCCTCCGCGCTTAGGCACCACTGCCTCGG TGTGTCAGCTCTTGAAAGGCCTTCCCACCAGGACGCCCCTTAATGGCTCGGGACCCCCGCGGCGCGTGGGTGGCTATGCCACGTCCCCATCCTCTCCCAAGAAGGAGGCGACCTTCGGGCGCAG CAGTGTCCGCCGCTACTTGTCACCAGAGCGTCTCGCCTTGGTGCGCCGCGAGGACCCCCGCAGCCGGACCACATCCTCCAGCAGCAACTGTAGCGCCAAAAAGGAAGG CAAAACCAAAGAAGTTATCTTCAGTGTGG AGGATGGCTCCGTGAAAATGTTCCTGAGGGGCCGCCCTGTGCCCATGATGATCCCAGATGAGCTGGCACCCACCTACAGCCTGGACACACGCTCGGAGCTGCCTTCTTGCCGGCTCAAGCTGGACTGGGT CTATGGCTACCGTGGCCGAGACTGCCGGGCCAACCTTTATTTGCTCCCCACCGGGGAGATAGTGTACTTTGTGGCCTCCGTGGCCGTGCTATACAGcgtggaggagcagaggcagcGACACTACCTGGGACACAACGATGACATCAAATG CTTGGCCATCCACCCAGATATGGTCACCATCGCCACGGGACAGGTGGCGGGCACCACTAAGGAAGGGAAG CCGCTGCCGCCCCACGTGCGcatctgggactcagtttccctcTCCACCTTACACGTGCTGGGCTTGGGGGTGTTTGACAGAGCCGTGTGCTGTGTGGGCTTCTCCAAATCT AATGGGGGCAACCTGTTGTGTGCAGTGGACGAATCCAATGATCACATGCTCTCGGTGTGGGACTGGGCCAAGGAGACCAAGGTGGTGGATGTCAAG TGCTCCAATGAGGCTGTATTGGTGGCCACCTTCCACCCCACGGACCCCACTGTGCTTATCACCTGCGGGAAATCTCACATCTACTTCTGGACCTTGGAGGGGGGCAGCTTGAGCAAGCGGCAAGGCCTCTTTGAG AAACATGAGAAACCGAAGTATGTGCTGTGTGTGACCTTTTTGGAAGGTGGCGACGTGGTCACGGGGGACTCTGGGGGGAACCTCTATGTTTGGGGCAAAG GTGGGAACCGTATCACACAGGCGGTGGTGGGCGCCCACGACGGCGGCGTGTTTGGGCTCTGCGCCCTGCGGGACGGGACGCTGGTGTCTGGAGGGGGCCGTGATCGGCGGGTGGTCCTCTGGGGTTCTGACTACAGCAAGCTGCAGGAAGTGGAG GTCCCTGAGGACTTTGGCCCCGTGCGCACCGTGGCAGAGGGCCACGGAGACACACTGTACGTGGGGACCACCCGCAATTCCATCCTGCAGGGCTCCGTGCACACAGGCTTCTCGCTGCTGGTCCAG GGCCACGTGGAAGAGCTGTGGGGCCTGGCCACACACCCCAGTCGGGCCCAGTTTGTGACCTGCGGGCAGGATAAGCTGGTGCATCTGTGGAGCTCAGATTCCCACCAGCCCCTGTGGAGCAGGATCATCGAG gACCCTGCCCGCTCAGCTGGTTTCCACCCCAGTGGCTCTGTCCTGGCTGTGGGTACAGTGACTGGCAG ATGGCTGCTGCTGGACACGGAGACCCATGACCTCGTGGCTATCCACACAGACGGCAATGAACAGATCTCAGTGGTCAGCTTCTCCCCAG acGGGGCGTACCTGGCCGTGGGCTCCCACGACAACTTGGTGTACGTGTACACGGTGGACCAGGGCGGCCGCAAGGTCAGCCGCCTGGGCAAGTGCTCG GGCCATTCCAGTTTTATCACCCACCTGGATTGGGCCCAGGACAGCAGCTGCTTTGTCACCAACTCCGGGGACTATGAGATTCTGTACT GGGACCCGGCTACCTGTAAGCAGATCACCAGTGCGGATGCTGTGAGGAACATGGAATGGGCCACAGCTACTTGTGTCCTGGGGTTTGGGGTGTTTG GGATCTGGTCTGAGGGGGCGGACGGCACTGATATCAACGCTGTGGCCCGCTCCCATGATGGGAAGTTGCTGGCTTCAGCTGATGACTTTGGCAAAGTTCACCTGTTTAGCTACCCCTGCTGTCAGCCTCGA GCCCTCAGCCACAAGTACGGTGGACACAGCAGCCATGTGACAAATGTGGCCTTCTTGTGGGATGACAGCATGGCCCTGACCACAGGGGGCAAGGACACCAGTGTGCTACAGTGGCGGGTGGTCTGA
- the EML2 gene encoding echinoderm microtubule-associated protein-like 2 isoform X2: MAERGPAFCGLYDTSSLLQYCNDDNLSGTSGMEVDDRVSALEQRLQLQEDELAVLKAALADALRRLRACEEQGAALRARGTPKGRAPPRLGTTASVCQLLKGLPTRTPLNGSGPPRRVGGYATSPSSPKKEATFGRSVRRYLSPERLALVRREDPRSRTTSSSSNCSAKKEGKTKEVIFSVEDGSVKMFLRGRPVPMMIPDELAPTYSLDTRSELPSCRLKLDWVYGYRGRDCRANLYLLPTGEIVYFVASVAVLYSVEEQRQRHYLGHNDDIKCLAIHPDMVTIATGQVAGTTKEGKPLPPHVRIWDSVSLSTLHVLGLGVFDRAVCCVGFSKSNGGNLLCAVDESNDHMLSVWDWAKETKVVDVKCSNEAVLVATFHPTDPTVLITCGKSHIYFWTLEGGSLSKRQGLFEVGTVSHRRWWAPTTAACLGSAPCGTGRWCLEGAVIGGWSSGVLTTASCRKWRSLRTLAPCAPWQRATETHCTWGPPAIPSCRAPCTQASRCWSRTPSQDPATKSLTPSTAEGPQAPAPTVLPPATLIGGGILQGHVEELWGLATHPSRAQFVTCGQDKLVHLWSSDSHQPLWSRIIEDPARSAGFHPSGSVLAVGTVTGRWLLLDTETHDLVAIHTDGNEQISVVSFSPDGAYLAVGSHDNLVYVYTVDQGGRKVSRLGKCSGHSSFITHLDWAQDSSCFVTNSGDYEILYWDPATCKQITSADAVRNMEWATATCVLGFGVFGIWSEGADGTDINAVARSHDGKLLASADDFGKVHLFSYPCCQPRALSHKYGGHSSHVTNVAFLWDDSMALTTGGKDTSVLQWRVV, from the exons ATGGCGGAGCGCGGCCCGGCCTTCTGCGGCCTGTACGACACGTCCTCGCTGCTGCAATACTGCAACG ATGACAATTTGTCGGGCACGAGCGGTATGGAAGTGGACGACCGCGTGTCGGCGCTGGAGCAGCGGCTGCAGTTACAGGAAGACGAGCTGGCGGTCCTAAAGGCGGCGCTGGCGGATGCTCTGCGTCGCCTGCGGGCGTGCGAAGAACAGGGAGCAGCGCTACGCGCGCGGGGCACCCCCAAGGGCCGGGCGCCTCCGCGCTTAGGCACCACTGCCTCGG TGTGTCAGCTCTTGAAAGGCCTTCCCACCAGGACGCCCCTTAATGGCTCGGGACCCCCGCGGCGCGTGGGTGGCTATGCCACGTCCCCATCCTCTCCCAAGAAGGAGGCGACCTTCGGGCGCAG TGTCCGCCGCTACTTGTCACCAGAGCGTCTCGCCTTGGTGCGCCGCGAGGACCCCCGCAGCCGGACCACATCCTCCAGCAGCAACTGTAGCGCCAAAAAGGAAGG CAAAACCAAAGAAGTTATCTTCAGTGTGG AGGATGGCTCCGTGAAAATGTTCCTGAGGGGCCGCCCTGTGCCCATGATGATCCCAGATGAGCTGGCACCCACCTACAGCCTGGACACACGCTCGGAGCTGCCTTCTTGCCGGCTCAAGCTGGACTGGGT CTATGGCTACCGTGGCCGAGACTGCCGGGCCAACCTTTATTTGCTCCCCACCGGGGAGATAGTGTACTTTGTGGCCTCCGTGGCCGTGCTATACAGcgtggaggagcagaggcagcGACACTACCTGGGACACAACGATGACATCAAATG CTTGGCCATCCACCCAGATATGGTCACCATCGCCACGGGACAGGTGGCGGGCACCACTAAGGAAGGGAAG CCGCTGCCGCCCCACGTGCGcatctgggactcagtttccctcTCCACCTTACACGTGCTGGGCTTGGGGGTGTTTGACAGAGCCGTGTGCTGTGTGGGCTTCTCCAAATCT AATGGGGGCAACCTGTTGTGTGCAGTGGACGAATCCAATGATCACATGCTCTCGGTGTGGGACTGGGCCAAGGAGACCAAGGTGGTGGATGTCAAG TGCTCCAATGAGGCTGTATTGGTGGCCACCTTCCACCCCACGGACCCCACTGTGCTTATCACCTGCGGGAAATCTCACATCTACTTCTGGACCTTGGAGGGGGGCAGCTTGAGCAAGCGGCAAGGCCTCTTTGAG GTGGGAACCGTATCACACAGGCGGTGGTGGGCGCCCACGACGGCGGCGTGTTTGGGCTCTGCGCCCTGCGGGACGGGACGCTGGTGTCTGGAGGGGGCCGTGATCGGCGGGTGGTCCTCTGGGGTTCTGACTACAGCAAGCTGCAGGAAGTGGAG GTCCCTGAGGACTTTGGCCCCGTGCGCACCGTGGCAGAGGGCCACGGAGACACACTGTACGTGGGGACCACCCGCAATTCCATCCTGCAGGGCTCCGTGCACACAGGCTTCTCGCTGCTGGTCCAG GACCCCTTCCCAGGATCCAGCAACCAAGAGTTTAACTCCAAGCACAGCAGAGGGGCCCCAGGCCCCTGCTCCAACTGTGCTGCCTCCTGCCACTCTGATTGGGGGTGGCATCCTTCAG GGCCACGTGGAAGAGCTGTGGGGCCTGGCCACACACCCCAGTCGGGCCCAGTTTGTGACCTGCGGGCAGGATAAGCTGGTGCATCTGTGGAGCTCAGATTCCCACCAGCCCCTGTGGAGCAGGATCATCGAG gACCCTGCCCGCTCAGCTGGTTTCCACCCCAGTGGCTCTGTCCTGGCTGTGGGTACAGTGACTGGCAG ATGGCTGCTGCTGGACACGGAGACCCATGACCTCGTGGCTATCCACACAGACGGCAATGAACAGATCTCAGTGGTCAGCTTCTCCCCAG acGGGGCGTACCTGGCCGTGGGCTCCCACGACAACTTGGTGTACGTGTACACGGTGGACCAGGGCGGCCGCAAGGTCAGCCGCCTGGGCAAGTGCTCG GGCCATTCCAGTTTTATCACCCACCTGGATTGGGCCCAGGACAGCAGCTGCTTTGTCACCAACTCCGGGGACTATGAGATTCTGTACT GGGACCCGGCTACCTGTAAGCAGATCACCAGTGCGGATGCTGTGAGGAACATGGAATGGGCCACAGCTACTTGTGTCCTGGGGTTTGGGGTGTTTG GGATCTGGTCTGAGGGGGCGGACGGCACTGATATCAACGCTGTGGCCCGCTCCCATGATGGGAAGTTGCTGGCTTCAGCTGATGACTTTGGCAAAGTTCACCTGTTTAGCTACCCCTGCTGTCAGCCTCGA GCCCTCAGCCACAAGTACGGTGGACACAGCAGCCATGTGACAAATGTGGCCTTCTTGTGGGATGACAGCATGGCCCTGACCACAGGGGGCAAGGACACCAGTGTGCTACAGTGGCGGGTGGTCTGA
- the EML2 gene encoding echinoderm microtubule-associated protein-like 2 isoform X1, with protein sequence MAERGPAFCGLYDTSSLLQYCNDDNLSGTSGMEVDDRVSALEQRLQLQEDELAVLKAALADALRRLRACEEQGAALRARGTPKGRAPPRLGTTASVCQLLKGLPTRTPLNGSGPPRRVGGYATSPSSPKKEATFGRSSVRRYLSPERLALVRREDPRSRTTSSSSNCSAKKEGKTKEVIFSVEDGSVKMFLRGRPVPMMIPDELAPTYSLDTRSELPSCRLKLDWVYGYRGRDCRANLYLLPTGEIVYFVASVAVLYSVEEQRQRHYLGHNDDIKCLAIHPDMVTIATGQVAGTTKEGKPLPPHVRIWDSVSLSTLHVLGLGVFDRAVCCVGFSKSNGGNLLCAVDESNDHMLSVWDWAKETKVVDVKCSNEAVLVATFHPTDPTVLITCGKSHIYFWTLEGGSLSKRQGLFEVGTVSHRRWWAPTTAACLGSAPCGTGRWCLEGAVIGGWSSGVLTTASCRKWRSLRTLAPCAPWQRATETHCTWGPPAIPSCRAPCTQASRCWSRTPSQDPATKSLTPSTAEGPQAPAPTVLPPATLIGGGILQGHVEELWGLATHPSRAQFVTCGQDKLVHLWSSDSHQPLWSRIIEDPARSAGFHPSGSVLAVGTVTGRWLLLDTETHDLVAIHTDGNEQISVVSFSPDGAYLAVGSHDNLVYVYTVDQGGRKVSRLGKCSGHSSFITHLDWAQDSSCFVTNSGDYEILYWDPATCKQITSADAVRNMEWATATCVLGFGVFGIWSEGADGTDINAVARSHDGKLLASADDFGKVHLFSYPCCQPRALSHKYGGHSSHVTNVAFLWDDSMALTTGGKDTSVLQWRVV encoded by the exons ATGGCGGAGCGCGGCCCGGCCTTCTGCGGCCTGTACGACACGTCCTCGCTGCTGCAATACTGCAACG ATGACAATTTGTCGGGCACGAGCGGTATGGAAGTGGACGACCGCGTGTCGGCGCTGGAGCAGCGGCTGCAGTTACAGGAAGACGAGCTGGCGGTCCTAAAGGCGGCGCTGGCGGATGCTCTGCGTCGCCTGCGGGCGTGCGAAGAACAGGGAGCAGCGCTACGCGCGCGGGGCACCCCCAAGGGCCGGGCGCCTCCGCGCTTAGGCACCACTGCCTCGG TGTGTCAGCTCTTGAAAGGCCTTCCCACCAGGACGCCCCTTAATGGCTCGGGACCCCCGCGGCGCGTGGGTGGCTATGCCACGTCCCCATCCTCTCCCAAGAAGGAGGCGACCTTCGGGCGCAG CAGTGTCCGCCGCTACTTGTCACCAGAGCGTCTCGCCTTGGTGCGCCGCGAGGACCCCCGCAGCCGGACCACATCCTCCAGCAGCAACTGTAGCGCCAAAAAGGAAGG CAAAACCAAAGAAGTTATCTTCAGTGTGG AGGATGGCTCCGTGAAAATGTTCCTGAGGGGCCGCCCTGTGCCCATGATGATCCCAGATGAGCTGGCACCCACCTACAGCCTGGACACACGCTCGGAGCTGCCTTCTTGCCGGCTCAAGCTGGACTGGGT CTATGGCTACCGTGGCCGAGACTGCCGGGCCAACCTTTATTTGCTCCCCACCGGGGAGATAGTGTACTTTGTGGCCTCCGTGGCCGTGCTATACAGcgtggaggagcagaggcagcGACACTACCTGGGACACAACGATGACATCAAATG CTTGGCCATCCACCCAGATATGGTCACCATCGCCACGGGACAGGTGGCGGGCACCACTAAGGAAGGGAAG CCGCTGCCGCCCCACGTGCGcatctgggactcagtttccctcTCCACCTTACACGTGCTGGGCTTGGGGGTGTTTGACAGAGCCGTGTGCTGTGTGGGCTTCTCCAAATCT AATGGGGGCAACCTGTTGTGTGCAGTGGACGAATCCAATGATCACATGCTCTCGGTGTGGGACTGGGCCAAGGAGACCAAGGTGGTGGATGTCAAG TGCTCCAATGAGGCTGTATTGGTGGCCACCTTCCACCCCACGGACCCCACTGTGCTTATCACCTGCGGGAAATCTCACATCTACTTCTGGACCTTGGAGGGGGGCAGCTTGAGCAAGCGGCAAGGCCTCTTTGAG GTGGGAACCGTATCACACAGGCGGTGGTGGGCGCCCACGACGGCGGCGTGTTTGGGCTCTGCGCCCTGCGGGACGGGACGCTGGTGTCTGGAGGGGGCCGTGATCGGCGGGTGGTCCTCTGGGGTTCTGACTACAGCAAGCTGCAGGAAGTGGAG GTCCCTGAGGACTTTGGCCCCGTGCGCACCGTGGCAGAGGGCCACGGAGACACACTGTACGTGGGGACCACCCGCAATTCCATCCTGCAGGGCTCCGTGCACACAGGCTTCTCGCTGCTGGTCCAG GACCCCTTCCCAGGATCCAGCAACCAAGAGTTTAACTCCAAGCACAGCAGAGGGGCCCCAGGCCCCTGCTCCAACTGTGCTGCCTCCTGCCACTCTGATTGGGGGTGGCATCCTTCAG GGCCACGTGGAAGAGCTGTGGGGCCTGGCCACACACCCCAGTCGGGCCCAGTTTGTGACCTGCGGGCAGGATAAGCTGGTGCATCTGTGGAGCTCAGATTCCCACCAGCCCCTGTGGAGCAGGATCATCGAG gACCCTGCCCGCTCAGCTGGTTTCCACCCCAGTGGCTCTGTCCTGGCTGTGGGTACAGTGACTGGCAG ATGGCTGCTGCTGGACACGGAGACCCATGACCTCGTGGCTATCCACACAGACGGCAATGAACAGATCTCAGTGGTCAGCTTCTCCCCAG acGGGGCGTACCTGGCCGTGGGCTCCCACGACAACTTGGTGTACGTGTACACGGTGGACCAGGGCGGCCGCAAGGTCAGCCGCCTGGGCAAGTGCTCG GGCCATTCCAGTTTTATCACCCACCTGGATTGGGCCCAGGACAGCAGCTGCTTTGTCACCAACTCCGGGGACTATGAGATTCTGTACT GGGACCCGGCTACCTGTAAGCAGATCACCAGTGCGGATGCTGTGAGGAACATGGAATGGGCCACAGCTACTTGTGTCCTGGGGTTTGGGGTGTTTG GGATCTGGTCTGAGGGGGCGGACGGCACTGATATCAACGCTGTGGCCCGCTCCCATGATGGGAAGTTGCTGGCTTCAGCTGATGACTTTGGCAAAGTTCACCTGTTTAGCTACCCCTGCTGTCAGCCTCGA GCCCTCAGCCACAAGTACGGTGGACACAGCAGCCATGTGACAAATGTGGCCTTCTTGTGGGATGACAGCATGGCCCTGACCACAGGGGGCAAGGACACCAGTGTGCTACAGTGGCGGGTGGTCTGA